The Pontibacter pudoricolor genome contains a region encoding:
- a CDS encoding neutral zinc metallopeptidase has translation MAYHTPKTTGFMELCNLEEALNAASAIGDDLLLKQAAGRVAPDSFKYGTSAQRAGRSIKCIETGDVSQGDTFNTSQLKCISNNEKGDMPF, from the coding sequence TTGGCGTATCATACCCCAAAAACAACAGGCTTTATGGAACTCTGCAACCTGGAAGAGGCTCTTAATGCAGCAAGTGCCATCGGTGATGACCTTCTTCTAAAGCAAGCTGCCGGAAGAGTGGCGCCGGACTCCTTCAAATACGGTACTTCTGCCCAAAGAGCCGGCCGGTCTATAAAATGCATTGAGACAGGTGATGTGTCACAGGGCGATACCTTTAATACCTCACAGTTAAAGTGCATCAGCAATAACGAGAAGGGGGATATGCCTTTTTAG